The following coding sequences lie in one Hippoglossus hippoglossus isolate fHipHip1 chromosome 14, fHipHip1.pri, whole genome shotgun sequence genomic window:
- the LOC117773959 gene encoding UDP-glucuronosyltransferase 2C1-like isoform X3 has protein sequence MRTMPLSRVCGIFVLLSVGLISFPPPCHGGNILVFPIDGSHWINMKLLLEELHARGHSLTVIRGSNSWYIPEESPLYTSITIKMDESMENFFDEYLQEQMKALREGASFLTSFKMKKDFLSMLSQAHSIWYDAISQLLDDENMVKRLKDAQYDLVLTDPAIAPGVLLAKYLKLPLVLNVRWITSGDGQFAIAPSPLSYIPVPGSGLSDKMDFMQRIKNLLIYGIILFQQKFLIGPIYDVACSKYIEGECDIISMLQDADIWLFRSDFVFDFPRPTMPNVIYIGGFQCKPAQPLPADLEQFVQSAGEHGVIIMTLGTLVNALPKEAADDIASVFAKMPQKVIWRHKGERPSTLGNNTLIVDWMPQRDLLGHPQTKVFVAHGGTNGVQEAIYHGVPVLGLPLFFDQFDNLVRLRERGAAKIIELGDLNGQSFEQGLQEVLLQDSYRLNMQRLSSLHRDQPIAPMDHAIFWVEYVIRHKGAAHLRTEAYKMPWYSYYSLDVLLVLLTAAAALLLFTVAVFWFLCCRSRRKTKTKAE, from the exons ATGA GAACCATGCCCCTGTCTCGTGTCTGTGGAATATTTGTTCTCCTCAGCGTTGGTCTGATTTCTTTCCCCCCTCCTTGCCACGGAGGGAACATTCTGGTGTTCCCCATTGACGGCAGCCACTGGATCaacatgaagctgctgctggaggagcttcATGCCAGAGGACACAGCCTCACTGTGATCCGGGGCAGCAACAGCTGGTACATCCCAGAGGAGTCTCCTCTTTACACATCCATTACAATTAAAATGGATGAGAGTATGGAGAACTTCTTTGATGAGTACCTGCAGGAACAAATGAAG GCGCTGAGAGAAGGGGCGTCATTTCTAACTTCcttcaaaatgaaaaaggatTTCCTCTCCATGTTATCTCAGGCTCATTCTATCTGGTATGATGCCATCAGTCAATTGTTAGATGATGAAAACATGGTCAAAAGATTAAAGGACGCCCAATATGATCTTGTTCTCACTGACCCGGCCATAGCACCAGGGGTTCTGTTAGCAAAGTATCTCAAACTGCCCCTGGTGCTAAATGTTCGCTGGATCACCAGCGGAGACGGACAATTTGCGATAGCCCCCTCCCCACTCTCTTATATTCCAGTGCCAGGATCGGGTTTATCCGACAAAATGGATTTCATGCAGAGGATCAAGAACCTGTTAATCTATGGCATCATATTGTTCCAGCAAAAATTCTTGATTGGGCCAATCTACGATGTTGCCTGCAGTAAATATATCGAGGGTGAATGTGACATCATCTCGATGCTTCAGGACGCAGACATATGGCTGTTCAGGTCAGACTTTGTGTTCGACTTCCCTCGGCCCACGATGCCGAACGTCATCTACATCGGAGGGTTCCAGTGCAAACCGGCCCAGCCTCTGCCAGCGGACCTGGAGCAGTTTGTTCAGAGCGCTGGGGAGCATGGTGTGATCATCATGACTCTGGGAACCTTGGTGAACGCTTTGCCCAAAGAGGCTGCAGATGACATCGCCAGCGTCTTTGCCAAGATGCCGCAGAAG GTGATATGGCGACACAAAGGGGAGCGTCCCTCCACGTTGGGCAACAACACGCTCATCGTGGACTGGATGCCGCAGAGGGACCTCCTGGGCCACCCTCAGACCAAAGTCTTTGTAGCTCATGGAGGAACCAACGGAGTCCAGGAGGCTATTTACCACGGGGTGCCCGTGCTCGGCTTACCACTGTTCTTTGACCAGTTTGACAACCTTGTACGTTTGCGGGAGAGAGGAGCTGCCAAGATCATTGAGCTGGGCGACCTTAATGGACAGAGTTTCGAACAAGGTCTTCAGGAAGTGCTCCTGCAGGACAGCTACAGACTGAACATGCAAAGACTATCTAGCTTGCACAGAGATCAGCCAATAGCACCCATGGATCACGCTATCTTCTGGGTGGAGTATGTGATCCGTCACAAAGGGGCAGCACACCTGCGTACGGAGGCTTATAAGATGCCCTGGTACTCGTACTACAGTTTAGATGTTCTGCTAGTGTTGCTGACTGCTGCGGCTGCACTGCTGCTCTTTACTGTGGCTGTTTTCTGGTTCCTGTGCTGCAGAAGCAGAAGGAAGACAAAAACTAAAGCTGAATGA
- the LOC117773959 gene encoding UDP-glucuronosyltransferase 2C1-like isoform X2 — MGTMPLSRVCGIFVLLSVGLISFPPPCHGGNILVFPIDGSHWINMKLLLEELHARGHSLTVIRGSNSWYIPEESPLYTSITIKMDESMENFFDEYLQEQMKALREGASFLTSFKMKKDFLSMLSQAHSIWYDAISQLLDDENMVKRLKDAQYDLVLTDPAIAPGVLLAKYLKLPLVLNVRWITSGDGQFAIAPSPLSYIPVPGSGLSDKMDFMQRIKNLLIYGIILFQQKFLIGPIYDVACSKYIEGECDIISMLQDADIWLFRSDFVFDFPRPTMPNVIYIGGFQCKPAQPLPADLEQFVQSAGEHGVIIMTLGTLVNALPKEAADDIASVFAKMPQKVIWRHKGERPSTLGNNTLIVDWMPQRDLLGHPQTKVFVAHGGTNGVQEAIYHGVPVLGLPLFFDQFDNLVRLRERGAAKIIELGDLNGQSFEQGLQEVLLQDSYRLNMQRLSSLHRDQPIAPMDHAIFWVEYVIRHKGAAHLRTEAYKMPWYSYYSLDVLLVLLTAAAALLLFTVAVFWFLCCRSRRKTKTKAE; from the exons ATGG GAACCATGCCCCTGTCTCGTGTCTGTGGAATATTTGTTCTCCTCAGCGTTGGTCTGATTTCTTTCCCCCCTCCTTGCCACGGAGGGAACATTCTGGTGTTCCCCATTGACGGCAGCCACTGGATCaacatgaagctgctgctggaggagcttcATGCCAGAGGACACAGCCTCACTGTGATCCGGGGCAGCAACAGCTGGTACATCCCAGAGGAGTCTCCTCTTTACACATCCATTACAATTAAAATGGATGAGAGTATGGAGAACTTCTTTGATGAGTACCTGCAGGAACAAATGAAG GCGCTGAGAGAAGGGGCGTCATTTCTAACTTCcttcaaaatgaaaaaggatTTCCTCTCCATGTTATCTCAGGCTCATTCTATCTGGTATGATGCCATCAGTCAATTGTTAGATGATGAAAACATGGTCAAAAGATTAAAGGACGCCCAATATGATCTTGTTCTCACTGACCCGGCCATAGCACCAGGGGTTCTGTTAGCAAAGTATCTCAAACTGCCCCTGGTGCTAAATGTTCGCTGGATCACCAGCGGAGACGGACAATTTGCGATAGCCCCCTCCCCACTCTCTTATATTCCAGTGCCAGGATCGGGTTTATCCGACAAAATGGATTTCATGCAGAGGATCAAGAACCTGTTAATCTATGGCATCATATTGTTCCAGCAAAAATTCTTGATTGGGCCAATCTACGATGTTGCCTGCAGTAAATATATCGAGGGTGAATGTGACATCATCTCGATGCTTCAGGACGCAGACATATGGCTGTTCAGGTCAGACTTTGTGTTCGACTTCCCTCGGCCCACGATGCCGAACGTCATCTACATCGGAGGGTTCCAGTGCAAACCGGCCCAGCCTCTGCCAGCGGACCTGGAGCAGTTTGTTCAGAGCGCTGGGGAGCATGGTGTGATCATCATGACTCTGGGAACCTTGGTGAACGCTTTGCCCAAAGAGGCTGCAGATGACATCGCCAGCGTCTTTGCCAAGATGCCGCAGAAG GTGATATGGCGACACAAAGGGGAGCGTCCCTCCACGTTGGGCAACAACACGCTCATCGTGGACTGGATGCCGCAGAGGGACCTCCTGGGCCACCCTCAGACCAAAGTCTTTGTAGCTCATGGAGGAACCAACGGAGTCCAGGAGGCTATTTACCACGGGGTGCCCGTGCTCGGCTTACCACTGTTCTTTGACCAGTTTGACAACCTTGTACGTTTGCGGGAGAGAGGAGCTGCCAAGATCATTGAGCTGGGCGACCTTAATGGACAGAGTTTCGAACAAGGTCTTCAGGAAGTGCTCCTGCAGGACAGCTACAGACTGAACATGCAAAGACTATCTAGCTTGCACAGAGATCAGCCAATAGCACCCATGGATCACGCTATCTTCTGGGTGGAGTATGTGATCCGTCACAAAGGGGCAGCACACCTGCGTACGGAGGCTTATAAGATGCCCTGGTACTCGTACTACAGTTTAGATGTTCTGCTAGTGTTGCTGACTGCTGCGGCTGCACTGCTGCTCTTTACTGTGGCTGTTTTCTGGTTCCTGTGCTGCAGAAGCAGAAGGAAGACAAAAACTAAAGCTGAATGA
- the LOC117773959 gene encoding UDP-glucuronosyltransferase 2C1-like isoform X1, whose amino-acid sequence MMHCNSFTVMDQLSVEFELKYVRNPLKGISVCRQAELRLPLSSMGTMPLSRVCGIFVLLSVGLISFPPPCHGGNILVFPIDGSHWINMKLLLEELHARGHSLTVIRGSNSWYIPEESPLYTSITIKMDESMENFFDEYLQEQMKALREGASFLTSFKMKKDFLSMLSQAHSIWYDAISQLLDDENMVKRLKDAQYDLVLTDPAIAPGVLLAKYLKLPLVLNVRWITSGDGQFAIAPSPLSYIPVPGSGLSDKMDFMQRIKNLLIYGIILFQQKFLIGPIYDVACSKYIEGECDIISMLQDADIWLFRSDFVFDFPRPTMPNVIYIGGFQCKPAQPLPADLEQFVQSAGEHGVIIMTLGTLVNALPKEAADDIASVFAKMPQKVIWRHKGERPSTLGNNTLIVDWMPQRDLLGHPQTKVFVAHGGTNGVQEAIYHGVPVLGLPLFFDQFDNLVRLRERGAAKIIELGDLNGQSFEQGLQEVLLQDSYRLNMQRLSSLHRDQPIAPMDHAIFWVEYVIRHKGAAHLRTEAYKMPWYSYYSLDVLLVLLTAAAALLLFTVAVFWFLCCRSRRKTKTKAE is encoded by the exons ATGATGCATTGTAACTCATTTACCGTTATGGACCAATTATCTGTGGAGTTTGAACTCAAATATGTAAGGAATCCTTTAAAGGGAATATCAGTGTGCAGGCAGGCAGAACTACGGCTGCCACTCTCAAGCATGG GAACCATGCCCCTGTCTCGTGTCTGTGGAATATTTGTTCTCCTCAGCGTTGGTCTGATTTCTTTCCCCCCTCCTTGCCACGGAGGGAACATTCTGGTGTTCCCCATTGACGGCAGCCACTGGATCaacatgaagctgctgctggaggagcttcATGCCAGAGGACACAGCCTCACTGTGATCCGGGGCAGCAACAGCTGGTACATCCCAGAGGAGTCTCCTCTTTACACATCCATTACAATTAAAATGGATGAGAGTATGGAGAACTTCTTTGATGAGTACCTGCAGGAACAAATGAAG GCGCTGAGAGAAGGGGCGTCATTTCTAACTTCcttcaaaatgaaaaaggatTTCCTCTCCATGTTATCTCAGGCTCATTCTATCTGGTATGATGCCATCAGTCAATTGTTAGATGATGAAAACATGGTCAAAAGATTAAAGGACGCCCAATATGATCTTGTTCTCACTGACCCGGCCATAGCACCAGGGGTTCTGTTAGCAAAGTATCTCAAACTGCCCCTGGTGCTAAATGTTCGCTGGATCACCAGCGGAGACGGACAATTTGCGATAGCCCCCTCCCCACTCTCTTATATTCCAGTGCCAGGATCGGGTTTATCCGACAAAATGGATTTCATGCAGAGGATCAAGAACCTGTTAATCTATGGCATCATATTGTTCCAGCAAAAATTCTTGATTGGGCCAATCTACGATGTTGCCTGCAGTAAATATATCGAGGGTGAATGTGACATCATCTCGATGCTTCAGGACGCAGACATATGGCTGTTCAGGTCAGACTTTGTGTTCGACTTCCCTCGGCCCACGATGCCGAACGTCATCTACATCGGAGGGTTCCAGTGCAAACCGGCCCAGCCTCTGCCAGCGGACCTGGAGCAGTTTGTTCAGAGCGCTGGGGAGCATGGTGTGATCATCATGACTCTGGGAACCTTGGTGAACGCTTTGCCCAAAGAGGCTGCAGATGACATCGCCAGCGTCTTTGCCAAGATGCCGCAGAAG GTGATATGGCGACACAAAGGGGAGCGTCCCTCCACGTTGGGCAACAACACGCTCATCGTGGACTGGATGCCGCAGAGGGACCTCCTGGGCCACCCTCAGACCAAAGTCTTTGTAGCTCATGGAGGAACCAACGGAGTCCAGGAGGCTATTTACCACGGGGTGCCCGTGCTCGGCTTACCACTGTTCTTTGACCAGTTTGACAACCTTGTACGTTTGCGGGAGAGAGGAGCTGCCAAGATCATTGAGCTGGGCGACCTTAATGGACAGAGTTTCGAACAAGGTCTTCAGGAAGTGCTCCTGCAGGACAGCTACAGACTGAACATGCAAAGACTATCTAGCTTGCACAGAGATCAGCCAATAGCACCCATGGATCACGCTATCTTCTGGGTGGAGTATGTGATCCGTCACAAAGGGGCAGCACACCTGCGTACGGAGGCTTATAAGATGCCCTGGTACTCGTACTACAGTTTAGATGTTCTGCTAGTGTTGCTGACTGCTGCGGCTGCACTGCTGCTCTTTACTGTGGCTGTTTTCTGGTTCCTGTGCTGCAGAAGCAGAAGGAAGACAAAAACTAAAGCTGAATGA
- the LOC117773961 gene encoding UDP-glucuronosyltransferase 2C1-like: protein MMHCNSFTVMDQSSVEFELKYVRNPLEGISVCRQAELRLPLSSMGTMPLSRVCGIFVLLSVGLISFTPPCHGGNILVFPIDGSHWINMKLLLEELHARGHSLTVIRDSKSWYIPEESPLYTSITIKMNMSMENFVDEYLLQQMRPLREGASFLTSLKMKKDFLSMISQIHSVWYDAISQLLDDENMVKRLKDAQYDLVLTDPAVAPGVLLAKYLKLPLVLNVRWIPSGDGQFAIAPSPLSYIPVPGSGLTDKMNFMQRIKNLLFYGIILFQHKFLIGPIYDVACSKYIEGECDIISMLQDADIWLFRSDFVFDFPRPTMPNVIYIGGFQCKPAQPLPADLEQFVQSAGEHGVIIMTLGTLVNALPKEAADDIASVFAKMPQKVIWRHKGERPSTLGNNTLIVDWMPQRDLLGHPQTKVFVAHGGTNGVQEAIYHGVPVLGLPLFFDQFDNLVRLRERRAAKIIELGELNGQSFEQGLQEVLLQDSYRLNMQRLSSLHRDQPIAPMDHAIFWVEYVIRHKGAAHLRTEAYKMPWYSYYSLDVLLVLLTAAAALLLFTVAVFWFLCCRSRRKTKTKAE, encoded by the exons ATGATGCATTGTAACTCATTTACTGTTATGGACCAATCATCTGTGGAGTTTGAACTCAAATATGTAAGGAATCCTTTAGAGGGAATATCAGTGTGCAGGCAGGCAGAACTACGGCTGCCACTCTCAAGCATGG GAACCATGCCCCTGTCTCGTGTCTGTGGAATATTTGTTCTCCTCAGCGTGGGTCTGATTTCCTTCACCCCTCCTTGTCACGGAGGGAACATTCTGGTGTTCCCCATTGACGGCAGCCACTGGATCaacatgaagctgctgctggaggagcttcATGCCAGAGGACACAGCCTCACTGTGATCCGGGACAGCAAGAGCTGGTACATCCCCGAGGAGTCTCCTCTTTACACATCCATcacaattaaaatgaacatgagTATGGAGAACTTCGTAGATGAGTACCTGCTGCAACAAATGAGG CCGCTGAGAGAAGGGGCGTCATTTCTAACTtccttaaaaatgaaaaaggattTCCTCTCCATGATATCTCAGATTCATTCTGTCTGGTATGATGCCATCAGTCAATTGTTAGATGATGAAAACATGGTCAAAAGATTAAAGGACGCCCAATACGATCTTGTTCTCACTGACCCGGCCGTAGCACCAGGGGTTCTGTTAGCAAAGTATCTCAAACTGCCCCTGGTGCTAAATGTTCGCTGGATCCCCAGCGGAGATGGACAATTTGCGATAGCCCCCTCCCCACTCTCTTATATTCCAGTGCCAGGATCGGGTTTAACCGACAAAATGAATTTCATGCAGAGGATCAAGAACCTGTTATTCTACGGCATCATATTGTTCCAGCACAAATTCTTGATCGGGCCAATCTACGATGTTGCCTGCAGTAAATATATCGAGGGTGAATGTGACATCATCTCGATGCTTCAGGACGCAGACATATGGCTGTTCAGGTCAGACTTTGTGTTCGACTTCCCTCGGCCCACGATGCCGAACGTCATCTACATCGGAGGGTTCCAGTGCAAACCGGCCCAGCCTCTGCCAGCGGACCTGGAGCAGTTTGTTCAGAGTGCTGGGGAGCATGGTGTGATCATCATGACTCTGGGAACCTTGGTGAACGCTTTGCCCAAAGAGGCTGCAGATGACATCGCCAGCGTCTTTGCCAAGATGCCGCAGAAG GTGATATGGCGACACAAAGGGGAGCGTCCCTCCACTTTGGGCAACAACACGCTCATCGTGGACTGGATGCCGCAGAGGGACCTCCTGGGCCACCCTCAGACCAAAGTCTTTGTAGCTCATGGAGGAACCAACGGAGTCCAGGAGGCTATTTACCACGGGGTGCCCGTGCTCGGCTTACCACTGTTCTTTGACCAGTTTGACAACCTTGTACGTTTGCGGGAGAGAAGAGCTGCCAAGATCATTGAGCTGGGCGAACTTAATGGACAGAGTTTCGAACAAGGTCTTCAGGAAGTGCTCCTGCAGGACAGCTACAGACTGAACATGCAAAGACTATCTAGCTTGCACAGAGATCAGCCAATAGCACCCATGGATCACGCTATCTTCTGGGTGGAGTATGTGATCCGTCACAAAGGGGCAGCACACCTGCGTACGGAGGCTTATAAGATGCCCTGGTACTCGTACTACAGTTTAGATGTTCTGCTAGTGTTGCTGACTGCTGCGGCTGCACTGCTGCTCTTTACTGTGGCTGTTTTCTGGTTCCTGTGCTGCAGAAGTAGAAGGAAGACAAAAACTAAAGCTGAATGA
- the LOC117773959 gene encoding UDP-glucuronosyltransferase 2C1-like isoform X4 → MPLSRVCGIFVLLSVGLISFPPPCHGGNILVFPIDGSHWINMKLLLEELHARGHSLTVIRGSNSWYIPEESPLYTSITIKMDESMENFFDEYLQEQMKALREGASFLTSFKMKKDFLSMLSQAHSIWYDAISQLLDDENMVKRLKDAQYDLVLTDPAIAPGVLLAKYLKLPLVLNVRWITSGDGQFAIAPSPLSYIPVPGSGLSDKMDFMQRIKNLLIYGIILFQQKFLIGPIYDVACSKYIEGECDIISMLQDADIWLFRSDFVFDFPRPTMPNVIYIGGFQCKPAQPLPADLEQFVQSAGEHGVIIMTLGTLVNALPKEAADDIASVFAKMPQKVIWRHKGERPSTLGNNTLIVDWMPQRDLLGHPQTKVFVAHGGTNGVQEAIYHGVPVLGLPLFFDQFDNLVRLRERGAAKIIELGDLNGQSFEQGLQEVLLQDSYRLNMQRLSSLHRDQPIAPMDHAIFWVEYVIRHKGAAHLRTEAYKMPWYSYYSLDVLLVLLTAAAALLLFTVAVFWFLCCRSRRKTKTKAE, encoded by the exons ATGCCCCTGTCTCGTGTCTGTGGAATATTTGTTCTCCTCAGCGTTGGTCTGATTTCTTTCCCCCCTCCTTGCCACGGAGGGAACATTCTGGTGTTCCCCATTGACGGCAGCCACTGGATCaacatgaagctgctgctggaggagcttcATGCCAGAGGACACAGCCTCACTGTGATCCGGGGCAGCAACAGCTGGTACATCCCAGAGGAGTCTCCTCTTTACACATCCATTACAATTAAAATGGATGAGAGTATGGAGAACTTCTTTGATGAGTACCTGCAGGAACAAATGAAG GCGCTGAGAGAAGGGGCGTCATTTCTAACTTCcttcaaaatgaaaaaggatTTCCTCTCCATGTTATCTCAGGCTCATTCTATCTGGTATGATGCCATCAGTCAATTGTTAGATGATGAAAACATGGTCAAAAGATTAAAGGACGCCCAATATGATCTTGTTCTCACTGACCCGGCCATAGCACCAGGGGTTCTGTTAGCAAAGTATCTCAAACTGCCCCTGGTGCTAAATGTTCGCTGGATCACCAGCGGAGACGGACAATTTGCGATAGCCCCCTCCCCACTCTCTTATATTCCAGTGCCAGGATCGGGTTTATCCGACAAAATGGATTTCATGCAGAGGATCAAGAACCTGTTAATCTATGGCATCATATTGTTCCAGCAAAAATTCTTGATTGGGCCAATCTACGATGTTGCCTGCAGTAAATATATCGAGGGTGAATGTGACATCATCTCGATGCTTCAGGACGCAGACATATGGCTGTTCAGGTCAGACTTTGTGTTCGACTTCCCTCGGCCCACGATGCCGAACGTCATCTACATCGGAGGGTTCCAGTGCAAACCGGCCCAGCCTCTGCCAGCGGACCTGGAGCAGTTTGTTCAGAGCGCTGGGGAGCATGGTGTGATCATCATGACTCTGGGAACCTTGGTGAACGCTTTGCCCAAAGAGGCTGCAGATGACATCGCCAGCGTCTTTGCCAAGATGCCGCAGAAG GTGATATGGCGACACAAAGGGGAGCGTCCCTCCACGTTGGGCAACAACACGCTCATCGTGGACTGGATGCCGCAGAGGGACCTCCTGGGCCACCCTCAGACCAAAGTCTTTGTAGCTCATGGAGGAACCAACGGAGTCCAGGAGGCTATTTACCACGGGGTGCCCGTGCTCGGCTTACCACTGTTCTTTGACCAGTTTGACAACCTTGTACGTTTGCGGGAGAGAGGAGCTGCCAAGATCATTGAGCTGGGCGACCTTAATGGACAGAGTTTCGAACAAGGTCTTCAGGAAGTGCTCCTGCAGGACAGCTACAGACTGAACATGCAAAGACTATCTAGCTTGCACAGAGATCAGCCAATAGCACCCATGGATCACGCTATCTTCTGGGTGGAGTATGTGATCCGTCACAAAGGGGCAGCACACCTGCGTACGGAGGCTTATAAGATGCCCTGGTACTCGTACTACAGTTTAGATGTTCTGCTAGTGTTGCTGACTGCTGCGGCTGCACTGCTGCTCTTTACTGTGGCTGTTTTCTGGTTCCTGTGCTGCAGAAGCAGAAGGAAGACAAAAACTAAAGCTGAATGA